The Sphaerodactylus townsendi isolate TG3544 linkage group LG11, MPM_Stown_v2.3, whole genome shotgun sequence sequence ATGGATTGGGGTGATGCATACAGAGGATCGCAATGCGGAAAATTTTGTACATGATGTGCTTCCTGTGTTTTCCAGGAGCAACATCTGCTTTGACTTTATAGAAAGATTTCCCATCCTATCGTTTTCCACTGCGGTTGCAGATATTGTAATAGAAGGGAAGAAAGTATTTCGTACTGCCACAAGAAGCTCGGCCAATGTAGTAGTTGTCTGTGCTGAAAGTCAAACCATGGTAAATGTCAGAACAATACTGCAAAGCTTAGAATTTGACAATGAACCTGTGAAGGCAAAAGTCTGGATTATGACTGCTGAGATGGAGTTTACATCACTTGCCTTTCAAAGAGAGTGGACCATACGCTTCATCCATGGGGCAATCTCCCTCTCAGTTCCTTCCAAGAAGTTGCTCGGATTTGAGAAATTCACGCAGATGAGAAACCCTACAGAGGACAATGAAGATGGCTTCATCAAAGACTTCTGGGAAGATGCATTTGCCTGTTCTTTGTCCGAACGCTTGGAGGAGAACAATGGGGAGCCAATTTGCACTGGAGGAGAGAAACTGGAGAATCTTCCCAAGACAGTTTTTGAAATGAGCTTGAATGGTCACAGCAACAGTGTGTATGATGCCGTCTATGCTGTGGCACATGCCTTACATGCCGTGCATTTACTAAGATTCAAGCAATCAGTCATGGGCAATAAAGGAAATCAGAAGCCATTTCTGGTAATATCCTGAGTAGAGCAATGGCTGGGCAACTTAGAAAGAGTTCTCTTTCAGGACAGGATAGTTTGAGCTTCTGTTTTCAGCCAGTTGCCTTGTTTGAACTTCTGTTTGACAATTGTTTGTATGTTCAAATGAGAAGTGTACTTACTAATAAGGGTTGCAGAAAGAGATAGAAGCTTCTGAATCAACAGCCGTTTCAATTAATCCTGAGTGATTTTAGGTAGAAATGATGTAGGTGATGTAGGTACATCAATATGTACTAGACTGAAGAGTGATTTGTCTTCACCAAGATTGGTCTGATGAATAATTGTGTATTAGGTCTGACATGGATTCTATTTTATGCCCAGTGGGTATGTAGAACATGCTTTCTGAAATTAGTTTGGTCAAGCACAATGATTACGACTCACTGTAATCAGATGTACGAAAGCAATtcacaataaaaataatcaaaaagaacaaagaaacaaatttgCACAGATCCGAAAACTGCAGAGAGAAAATTCCCAAACAGGAAGTTCATAGTTCTTAGCATCatgctatttctctctctctctgtgtgtgtgtgtgtgtgtgtctgtgtgtgtgtctgtgtgtgtctctgtgtgtgtgtgtgtgtgtgtgtgtgtgagagagagagagagagagagagagagagagagagagagagagagagagagagagagagagagagatgtttttcaaggtagaggcaccaaatgtgCAGCATGGCTGCTGTTGACGCTCCCTACAAGAAAGTTTGATTAAGTTtaggtcaggggatccaattttatcgGCCCTTATTTGTCTTCCTTTAGGAACAACTGAGGATGGATTGGGGCATCCTCTTTGtgtgcccatagaattggaccccctgactcaGCCAtgaccaaacttgggggttcttgtaaAGAGCACAACTTTCAGATGATCTGCAAATGTGGCTCCTATACCCTTTAAAGAAGTGTGGGGGAACGGGAAGAGCATTGCTGGGGCTGGCTTggtggacatggcccacccacactaatggagggagggggaggggagggaggggtggcctacaaggggagtgaggggagggagtgaagggtgacatgcaagggaggggagggagggggagggcacacCAAAAAATTCTGCCAAAATTCAAAGAGCACCCCAAAAATTCTGCATTGACAATAATGGACACAAAACTTTTCATATTttcaatgaaatgaaaaaaatgaaaaatgaaaaaagaacaatATTGGTATGAGGATACAgggcttttattttttattttttttaaaagatggatttATTAATCCAAAATCCAGGAAACTACTGAAATTTCTGGATACAAATCACGAATGGTTCCAAGTGATTCTATTATCTACTATGTACCGGCCACTTGCCTGTCATATACATGCAGTATGCTATTTGCCTCCTTCTTCCCTTTTGGTTTTCATGCTAATTCATTCCACACCTAACTGTTGATTCTCTTTGTATTTGTCTATAAGACAATACAGACCTTGTTGTGTAGGCCCACCCTTTGCTAAAGCCTAATGCTTGCTTTCCTCCTTACATAGCTCCACCTCTTTCTGAGAGGAGTCTCGTTCAACAACAGCGCTGGGGAGACGGTTGCCTTCAATCAAAATGGAGAGTTAATAGGTGGATTTGATATTATCAACTGGGTCACATTCCCAAACCAGTCCTTCCTCAGAGTCAAAGTTGGGAAAATAGACCCCGGGGCTGCCTCACCCAAAGTGCTCACTATCAATGAAGAGGCCATCATATGGCCCAGCAGGTTCAACCAGGTGAAGTCCAATCACATTTCAAGATCTGTTGTCTATTATTTATACTCTGAATTAGATCTCTTCCAACAAGGGTTGCTagcttgcctttttcttttccgtGGTAAAAAACACACattggggatggggaagagcaaCATTGtggcactctaggaattcccAAGAAATGCTAGGAACTCAACTCTAGGAATGCTAAAGCTCAATAAGATTAGGAGAGCATTCCTAGGAAAGCAGTGAAcatcttctgggttttgccaGAAAGGATGACAAAATATTAAACATGGTGTCTTCATACCACATGTACTTGCTCCAACTGGTGTGAATACAAGTCGTGGGGGTCAGGGGTGGGAGACTGACTGCCATGACAGGCAATATAGTAAGTtccaacaaaggccccttccgcacacgcaaaataatgcattttcaaaccactttcacaactgtttgcaagtggattttgctattccgcacagcttcaaagagtactgaaagcagtttgaaagtgcattattctgcatgtgcggaatgagccaaggtgtcaaTGAGCTTCAGTGTAGGAATTCTGACTTCAAATTTTCAAGTGTTAAATACTATggaactagggctgattccgcatgggccaaaaccagcagtgtgaaaatggtgtgaaaatggtgtaaaagggtttaaaacagtgtaaaagggtttatgctgttttcacaccattttcatactgctgtttttggcccatgcggaatcagcctaggagaTGGTTTAGAAgctgttcttcctgatgttttgacttttttcttccctttgtgtGAAACAAGCAAGACCACATGTTCACACTATGTATGTTTCCTAATGTCAAATTATTCCTAGAGAATGCACATATTTTAAACATGATTTATGTTCCAGTATCCTGTATATGTAAATAAGTTGGGTGCAATGAACACAGTGTAAAACTTGAACACATATTACTGACTCAACTGTAATACCgactgcaaaacaaaaagaatagcaagaaagcaAGGCAGAACTAATTCAGACATCTAAATGAACACAGCAAGTTTAGGATTCCCCATCATCAGGTTTATATCTCCACAAAAACATGATTTAAACAGAAATACATCTAGATCTGCCAAGCTAAGAGTGACTAAGAAAGCATACAGGATATGTATATTTTGCTCTAGACTTGTATGGTATGGGTAAAGGAGTCCATGAGTGGTAGACTTGTATGGTATGGTCTGCATGGGTAAAAGACTCTAGTCAATACCACATGTACTGTAAACATgtttgaaagaaaggaaaaactctGCTATTGAGGTATTAGTTGTCAAGTAAATGTTTTGAATGGTAtaactttcttctttttccttgatGACAGACACTGCCCTTTTCCCTGTGTAATGAGCCGTGCCTGTTGGGTCATAGTAAGACCAAGAAAGAAGGGAAACCATTTTGCTGCTATGATTGTGTTTCATGCCCAAAAGGAAAGATTACAAACCAGACAGGTAAGAGAACTTGCATACACTTTATAGACACAATGCAATATGTTAACTCTTAATTTGGAACATGAATATTATAgcacaaaaacacacaaagtTTTCTGTATAGTTCACAAAGTTCTGTATAGTTCTGTATATGTTGTGCAGTTTTTTGTGATGATATGGAGAGCTGATAAGAGGATAACGCTTGATAGAGCCCCTAAAGCTGATGCACTGTTGTGTATGGCATTTGTTTTGATGAAGACAAGGAAACGAAATACAGCATACCCAGTGATGGGAGTGAAATTCAGGGACAGAACACCACCTCCTCTCATGTAATAGGGATTCTCTTCCCAAGTTGACTACTAAAATTCCAACAACTTCTGTACCCAACTGGAGTATGACTTactacaaatataattgaattgGTAGCGTATGAACTCATctttctggctgtttctgcatgggcggaatacagcaacccagggatgctaaaaacagcgtgcctggggaggggttcgcatggccaccgccgctgcatcgcagcagcgccggcctcgcaacccccaagcggcgcgaagccgctgtttccgaaccttgctccctgggcgAGATTTTTCacaaacagcggcttccaaacgctgccgtgcgaacaacaggggctggaaggtgccattccccccctttcccgaatgccttaccttccctctgatCTTctggtgcgtcgcccaggccaggggacacaccatcccctgccctgcaactccagagctgttgcgcagggtagggggcgtgtcccctggcctgggcgatgcgccagaaggtcggagggaagggaaggcattcgggcgatggcacagcctctgcacaggctgcgccatcttccccgcccctacagggaccgttcatgtgaacagtcccgggggtggtggtggtgtgttgGCGGCATATACACCCCAAgcgctgccatgcggaaatggcctctgattTCAAAGTCTCATTCAAGCCTGAAGATGGATTAATTGCTTTGCACTCTattttttatgtatgtttttattggaATAGTTTATCCCACTTTTTCTTTGCAAAGTAAGATTCAAAGTGCCTTATGAAAATCATAATAATGAACACCAACCTCAATATGACAATACAATTGTTACCCAAATACAATTGTTACTCAATACGATTGTTACCCAAAGTGACTCTCCCCATTTAGATAAAAGAATTACCAAGTGAAGACTTTTGGCTTAGCCACCCTCAGCCcagttggggaggggtggggtataaatatgaaaaataaaataaataaaaggctggGCATGCTCAAGTTCTTGGTTCCCTATGCTTACAGTAATCAGTTTTTgtaagaaattctgcaggagagcaaatacatttaaaaagtttAATAAGGAATAATAGGTGTTTACAAGTACGCAATAAtcgagggaaagaaaagaaacgggcatcaaccttaatggttgggtcattaatctaatggtctGAGGTATTAGCTTGATGGTCCAAGCTGGGGACTTCCTGAATGTGGGAAGGCAGCTGATGGAATTTAAGCTATAGAACAATGGCAAGGGAAATGAGGCAGTCATTAGAGAGGTTGGAgaggttaatacaacactggatAGGAACACTTGGGACAAGCATATTAATAGGTCCTTTATATTTGCAGGGCTGAATAATCCAGAACTGGAGATATGAATGCTGTCAAGGACAGGGTCATTGTTACCTCTGAATCCTTTTTGGAAAGGTGTGAGATAGATGCGTTGCATGCAagatatgggtgagggcaagtccagacaagtttttacatactgtgtgtccttgtgggtatactGAGCCAATGTAGAGAATAGggtccccattttggcactgcactgctaggcacacCAAAAGTTGGCAGAATGAATTGAAACATTACTGTCTTAGCACCCTGGTGCCCCATGGAACACaaacataaaacagaaacaatataCTTACAATAAGTCTACCCTGAACAGCaaccaacattttatttttcagatatGGATGACTGTTTCCAGTGCCCCGAAGACCATTATCCTAACACTGACCAAGATTCATGCCTTCCAAAGGACATCAGCTACCTGTCATATGAAGAGCCTTTAGGGACTAGTTTGGCTAGTTTGGCTCTTTCCCTATCTTTCGTCACAACTTGGGTCTTGGGTACTTTTGTGAAGCATCAGAACACGCCTATTGTGAAGGCCAACAACTGCAGCCTCTCCTACATTCTCCTCgtctctctcttcctgtgtttCCTTTGTACTTTTCTCTTCCTTGGAAGACCTGAGAAAGGGACATGCCTCATCCGTCAAGCTGCGTTTGGCATCAttttctcagtggctgtttcttgCGTGTTGGCCAAAACCATCACTGTGATTCTAGCCTTCGTGGCTACCAAGCCAGGGTCCAGgatgaggaaatgggtggggagaAGACTCGCCAGCTCAATAGTAATTTCCTGTTCCCTCTTTCAAGCCACTCTCTGTTCTGTGTGGCTTGcaacctttcctcccttcccccattttgatATGCACTCAGAGGCTAGAGAAATTATTGTGGAATGTAACGAAGGGTCAGTGGTCATGTTCTACTTTGTCCTGGGCTTTCTGGGGCTCCTGGCAGCTGTGAGCTTCACTGTGGCCTTCCTAGCCAGGAAGTTACCAGATAGTTTCCATGAAACCAAATccatcaccttcagcatgctggTCTTCTGCAGTGTGTGGATGACTTTTGTTCCCACTTATTGGAGCACCAAGGGGAAATATATGGTGGCTGTGGaagtcttctccatcttggccACCAGTGCTGGCTTATTGGGATGTATCTTCTTCCCCAAATGCTACATCATTGTGCTTAGACCTAATCTAAATAAGAAGGAGCAACTGataaagagaaacaaataaagaatATCTCTGCGTGTTCTGCTGTCTCGAGCAATAGGCATCCAAATCCATTCTAAGCTCCAAACTCTCTTCCCTCATGAAGATACCATCAATAGGGTctttcccagaatcctttgtTCCAGTCAATGGTGGGGCATTTGAGAATGGCCTTTCATCTTTAGATACCCCCAATGATCTCGAAGGGATCTACCTGCAGTGTATTAAGCCCCACTATTTTTTTCCAGTCTCAGTAATTGCCTAATCAATATTCATTAAGTCAAATGCTAATTACAAAGATCAACTACCTCAGTAACAATCTGCATGTCAGACTTCGATCTGAAGTAAAGAAACTGTAGTTGCGAACTGCACACTTTATTCAGTAACCAAAGCACAAAAAGGGATAGATGATTCTGAGGGGTACCCATCGGGCGATGGCTTAAATCCCTGATGCCCACCATGCCTCGCTGAGCACAAGGCACAAACCCCCTGTTCCCACAGCACCAAAGAGGAAAGTACAAAGGACAGGAAACACTTCACACCTAAGTGGATGAGAGCCAAACCAAAAAAGAATCCCAAAAAAAGaatcctacgcagcagtggcgtaggaggttaagagctcgtgtatctaatctggaggaaccgggtttgattcccagctctgccgcctgagctgtggaggcttatctggggaattcagattagcctgtacactcccacacacgccagctgggtgaccttgggctagtcacagcttctcggagctctctcagccccacctacctcacagggtgtttgttgtgaggggggaagggcaaggagattgtaagcccctttgagtctcctacaggagagaaaaggggggtataaatccaaactcttctctttgaAATTAGCATGAAAAAGCCCCTCAAATGGCAACTTGGCTGAGAAGGCAACACTTCCTTTGCACTTGGCATTGCTGCATACTTGACTTACTTAAACCTGCAGAGcatgagacaaaaaaaaatacaccaacaATTTTCTCCTGGGAATCAACAGACTGAATGATGTCAATTTCTGCTGAACCTCCAGTTCTAAAAACTGATGCTAAGTTTGAACTGACCCTCGCTTGTTCGTGTCTCATTCCCTTTTGGAGGGTATACAAATCGTAACCTTTAACTGAGTATTTGTAACTATTCTATTTTGGTCCTGGGCAGCATGGAAATATATCGAAGAACAGATTTTTCATGCACAAGGGTCCAGCTTGGTTCAAGTATTTTCCTTTGCAGTCCTATCTTCTAGGTCTTctctgacctgcagggggtggggtctggcagctacaacaggagttccaccagcagcccaagacagccagcctgttcacccctgcctgggacagatcctccctgttggtttgcctgcctgctagccaagcagaagtccacctggtgagctgccgcctgctgcccatgggaaggagtgagagtccttccccacccaccccattggaaacacctgcagggggtggggtctggcagctacaacaggagttccaccagcagcccaaggcagccagcctgttcacccctgcctgggacagatcctccctgttggtttgcctgcctgctagccaagcagaagtccacctggtgagctgccgcctgctgcccatgggaaggagtgagagtccttccccacccacccgattggaaacacctgcagggggtggggtctggcagctacaacaggagttccaccagcagcccaaggcagctgaaTTGGACAGCAGCCGAAGGGCACCACCCGTTCAGGGACTGTCtggggagggttgatggagcagactctatgctagttcactgtattttagtttttgtagttgtgggaactgtgatttgggggttagctgatataatttgttattgtttatagtatatcattgtgatgcattattatgctgttattgatttattgttgttgctgtttattatgctgttattattatgctgtttattatgatttattgttgttgctgtttattgtttgttcactactgttgcttgacgccctgagccctccgggggagggcgggatataaattaaatatgaaatgaaaaatgatggAGCCCTTATGTCTTCCTTGGCCATCACCCTGCCGCCTTTCAAAGGGCCTGACAGATCCCACAGCATCCCTTTTTTTGAGAAGCCTCACTGGAGAAAGATTTTAACAGCGGCCTCAGTGAAAAAGCTAGACGTTGTCCATAAGCAGATtgctgggatttggcaagtgccagtcacacagtccagtaaatgaaggagttaattgttgcatactaattagttagtgaggccAGAAGTCAgggaccaggtaattgatacctattgatTGGGTGGGCTACGTGCAgttctgcacgtaggctttagaaaTATGTTCTtcgttgcactctgcacgtggtcagtcgCTCAGTCGCCATGTattagtctaagcagcaagctggctgttggagctagctagttagaaagatgtttcttgtttttcttccaagttacccttccctgtagtaagtaaactttatttcagtaaagcaactggtctctgcctccttattgcattaactctgctttataaatatttttccaCACAACACAGATGCATCATTGGAGGGTTTTTTCCAGATTCCTTGGGCCTGAGACAGGCCTAGTTCAGTGCCCCAGAATGCCAGTGCAAAAGGGAAAGATTTGTGTAGTCattcctaaacaaagttataaacATGTACTTCTGTTTtgccatgtttttttaaagaatggcttGCACTTTTTCTCTTGTAGCATTTGAATTTACAGTCTGTTATTCtttgaaatgaaaatattttttctgtttttactaCTCCAGTTTGACTGTCTTATCATTTTACTTCATTGCTCTTATTGAAGAAACCATATTATGCCCCccctttcaatgtggcatagtggttaagagcaggtgcattctaatctggaggagccaggtttgattccccgctctgccgcctgagctgtggaggcttatctggggaattcagattagcctgtacacttcaacacacgccagctgggtgaccttgggctagtcacagtttttcggagctctctcagccccacctacctcacagtgtatttgttgtgagggggaaagggcaaggagattgtaagcgcctttgagtctcctgcaggagagaaaggtgggatataaatccaactcttcttcttcttcttcttcgtcgtcgtcgtcgtcgtcgtcttcttcttcttcttcttcttttacaattGGTATTGCAGTTGAGTCAATAATGCATGTTCCAGCTTCACAGTTTATTGCACACAACTTATTTATGTATGCAGACTACAAGAACACAAATcatatttaaaatatgtgcatTCTCTCAGAATAATTTGACATTAGGAAACATAAATAGTGTGAACATGAAGACTTGCTTGTTTCAAAGGCAAGGAAAAATTAACATGGGTTTTTCTACTCAAAACATCAGCGAGAACAGCTTCGAAATCATCTCCCAGCTACATAGTGTTTTTCACTTGAACATTTGAAACTGGAATTCTGGGATTGACATTTTGTGGGAATTAGCTTTACCGGATTGCCCATCATGGCAGCCAATCTCCCATCCTTGGCTCCAGGCCCCCATGACTGATATTCACGTCAGCTGGAGCAAGCACGTGTGGTATGAAGCCCCCACGTTCAATGCTTTGTCATTATTTCTGTCTAAACCAAGAAGATCTTTTACTACTTTCTTAGGAAATGACggcacttgaatcaacaaggcctgtaattgcgacaggggacaGGGCACACAGTGACCTCCATACACAGAAGTATGCAGGACCCTTGGTGGCCGTGCGGCGGAGCCTTTCCACCCAGCAATGCTGTGCGTCATGAACAGGGCaatgggtggagcacgctccctatataataGGCAGCACGCGGTAGCCTCAGCCTCTTTGGCGCCTTTGGCAAATTGacccaccctcccccctttttggggaCGGTGTTTATTGATGTGCTGCCAACTACATCACAGCCCTagtggcttgggcagaggagtgcatcctttgTGGGGAGGCCTAAATCACACGATGGACCTCCCTGTGTTCTCGTCCTCTGAACAGGGCTTGGGATGGGTCGGGCTCCGGGAGCATGCCGGGAAGGCCTCTGCAGGGGAGCCCGAcaacccagcagttagggggtcaCAAGGGGCAAACGCCCAGCGGTCTGGGACCTATCTGTtcaccccaatagggattggggttggtgccgggtcaGTTGTGATGCTGCCTGGCtgttaagatgcgctcctcttgttcgctcagcttcagcattcaataaagggctgtggcccaattcaatccagagcgtgtcctgtggttatttactaaggaagcatctgcacatctggccgcaattgtctaggacagggatctgcaacctgcagctctccagatgttcatgaactacaaatcccatcagcccctggacaTGGGTCTTCATTGGTTGAAGCAACGTCCCCTGGGTGGGAGTTTATGACCTCCCTATCCCATCTCCTATCTTCTGGGTCAGCTCTGATGGAGCCTTATGTCCTCCTTGGCCACCATCCTCCTGCTTTTTAAAGGGCCTAGCAGACCCAGTGCATCCCTTTTTTGAGAAACCCCACAGGCAAATGACCTTAATAATGGCCTCAGACAGTGAAAGGCAGTGAAAGCTGTTGTCCACCAGCAGACCTGGGAATACATCATTAGAGGG is a genomic window containing:
- the LOC125440566 gene encoding vomeronasal type-2 receptor 26-like, giving the protein MFPNEAHQYMGILQLLLHFSWTWIGVMHTEDRNAENFVHDVLPVFSRSNICFDFIERFPILSFSTAVADIVIEGKKVFRTATRSSANVVVVCAESQTMVNVRTILQSLEFDNEPVKAKVWIMTAEMEFTSLAFQREWTIRFIHGAISLSVPSKKLLGFEKFTQMRNPTEDNEDGFIKDFWEDAFACSLSERLEENNGEPICTGGEKLENLPKTVFEMSLNGHSNSVYDAVYAVAHALHAVHLLRFKQSVMGNKGNQKPFLLHLFLRGVSFNNSAGETVAFNQNGELIGGFDIINWVTFPNQSFLRVKVGKIDPGAASPKVLTINEEAIIWPSRFNQTLPFSLCNEPCLLGHSKTKKEGKPFCCYDCVSCPKGKITNQTDMDDCFQCPEDHYPNTDQDSCLPKDISYLSYEEPLGTSLASLALSLSFVTTWVLGTFVKHQNTPIVKANNCSLSYILLVSLFLCFLCTFLFLGRPEKGTCLIRQAAFGIIFSVAVSCVLAKTITVILAFVATKPGSRMRKWVGRRLASSIVISCSLFQATLCSVWLATFPPFPHFDMHSEAREIIVECNEGSVVMFYFVLGFLGLLAAVSFTVAFLARKLPDSFHETKSITFSMLVFCSVWMTFVPTYWSTKGKYMVAVEVFSILATSAGLLGCIFFPKCYIIVLRPNLNKKEQLIKRNK